The sequence gaagagaagactgaggggggatttgacagcagccatCAACAACTATCAGaaggggcgttccaaagaggatggagcttggctgttctcagtggtgataGATGACAGAAgaaagagcaatggtctcaagttgcagtggcggagacctaggttggatattaggaaatagtTTAGGTTACAGTGGGACTTAAAATGTAGCGTCTGTCTGCTCGATTTCATCACAACCTGAAAAGATTGCAGTATTTCAGCCCTCATTCAGTCCCTTGTCAGCAAACAGAAGTCTAGTGGCTCCTCTGTCCCTGGGTTAATAGCTGACCGGTTCTCCTCCAGTTCTGTTCTGTCAGTCTGTAGCCTCTATCCAGAGTGATAACAGGCACAGGGATCAGGATAGAATTCTCTAGTACATACTAAACCCGTCAGCTGTTATTCAGCCAGGATGAGGGTTTGCAGGAAGCAGATTTGAAAGTCAAATGCATGAGGATTCATGGAAATGGAACTTTGTTTCCCACAGGAAAGTAGtctattgctctctctctctctaactgtCTCTGTCCGGTATTCACAAAATCCGTAGCACCTAGGAACGGCATTGGGACAGACACGGAGCTGAGCTTACATAATGAATGTGTGTGTTAAACTCAGTTTTCTCTAGAGGTATATTAGGTCAACTTTTGGGATGTTTATGTTATGGCTATATTGCGTGAAACCAGTGTGGCTCCTCTTAATTTAACAGCAGGCTGCTGGAAAACAAACAGGATGGGGAGCTACAGCTCAAGAAATGCCATCACTCAGTCAACACTTCAGGGAGGCTGAATGACAACTCTGGAGCTACAAGTAGGAAAGAGCCTATTTCCAGGCTCCAGCCACGTTACACAGCTTGTTTCCCAGTGCTGGGAACCTGTCCAGAGATGGGGCAGCTTTCACTGAGAAGCTCTTGAGACTGCAAGGACAGACACCACTGGATAAACCTGAAGGCCCTGGGCCTGCCCGTGTCTGAATCAGAGAGGGAGGGCTTGGGGTCAGAGAGTTGTACAGACTGTTCTTGTAAAACCCTCATATTCTCCCATGTTAAGCTTTATTCCTACCGTTCAGATTACACAGTCTTTTGGTTCAAGAAGGCTGACTGGTCACTCGTCTCAGCACTGGTCACAGCCTCCTAGAGGGAAAAAACACAGGTGCCAAACCCAATCGGACCTACTGGGCAAGCAGAGTCCCCCCACAGTGTGTTGTGGCCCACGGCCCAGTCTGAGGAAGTGCAGATCGCAGGATTCCACCCCATGAGAGGTAAGGATATGAGTTCTGACTTGTTGCACTTGGAGACCAGAGAGGGGGAAGACATACTGGTAGTCCTGTAACTCTGAGGGGTATCTACAGGGCAGAAATGTTGAACCACTCAGCGAGTCAGGAGACAGTAATATGCCCTATCGTACCTGTAACCACAGAGCAACGCAGCTCTGAATTCCTGCCTTCACAATCGAGCCAGAGAATAAAACCTTTGAAAATGCATTTGCTGGTTCCATTTCAAGGAGCAAATAAACCTGAGGCGAGTTGGGAACTAGTCATGGATATTCAGTGGGATCTCCTGTCACGCAGCTCCTGGTAGGATCGGGTCCAGAGTACACAGGAATGGGACCCGTCTAGAAATGGGACCCCTTGCAAAATCCTGACTCAGGGCATCGGGGTTTTAGCACTGCAAGCTCACTTTGAATGTCAgatttctgtgtagcttgaacaACCCACCGTGGAGCATGGGCAGATGTAGGGGAGGGGATCCCAAGCTACCTAGCATtgcctgccctccagccccatcaCTGAGTCACCCCGACAGCCCAGCTGAGTCCTTTGCCACTGCACAGAACATCTGCCAATGGAAACAGCTTTCAGCCTTTGCATACCACTTTGCTTTTTAAAGATAGTGAAACCTGCCAACGTACCCAATTCCTGCTGGAAGTTTAGCCACTGACACCAGAGGTCTTCACCCTAAATGACAAGGAGCCATTGAAGAGCTTACATGGGCAGGAGACAGAAACTGTTCATCTAGGCGGGCAACTGTGTTTATGAAGCATGCTTGCACATTCCCTTGGGGGCCACTTGGCCACCAGGGAACCTCAGTTGCTTGGCTTCGTGTGCACCAGCTTTAACCTTGTCATGGCCAATGGCAAAGTGCAGGAGGCCAAATCACAGGGAATGTGTGGTGGTGCTACACAACTGAACTGCAGAGGAAGCCCAACTGCAGGCTCTGTTCTGGGCATCTGGGCTTGTCATCACGGTTCATATGATTCCAACTTGTCACATGGCAACCTTGGGGGTGCTGAGTCATAACGATGATGCTGTCACAACTGTgatatttctgaaataaaataaataattataataataatcataatataattaatatggGACCAGATTTCTCCCTGGCAGCCCTCTTTCCTGCATTACCAACCCAGGGTGCAGGCCAGGAAAGGGGGATTCCACAAGGCTCCATATATGAAAACTTCCATCAGATGATTCCAGGAGTCAAGGTCCCTTCCCTTCTCCATGAGGAATGAAAGGTGGGACCCAGAATCTAGTGGTTCCCAAAGTTGTGCTTAGATCTCAGTGATCTACTGGTAGCTAGGCCCACTCTCCCACAACATCCGGGCCTTCACAATTGCTTTAGGACCCTCCTCAGCTCCCTGCTAGCATAGGTTTATCAGAGATGTGCTACCAGGGCCTGTCACAGTAGCCACGCCCACATGATCTGCTGAAGGGGCGTTGTACAtggtggagagggctgcacagagatgggagggCTGGTCAGAGTAGCTGATGAACACAATACCCCATTCTAAGACTGGGCAGCAGATTTTGACCTTTCCATACATAGAGTCCAGCCATAGACTCAGTCAGTGCAACCTTTGTTTCTGTTGCGAGGAAGCAGCAGATGAAAAGCCTCCAATTGCTGTTGTGGAGCCAAGAAGCTGCAGCTGGGCAATATCAGGGCAGCTGAGCGTACAGAGAACAATGATCTATTTTCTATGAAAACTCACCCTAAAATATGGATGAAAAGGAAACAGTTTGGGTCAAAAATTTAAATGTGAGGAAAATCTCTCTCTTATCCAGCCCAGATCTAGCCTCTGTCATCACTAGACCCCATCAGCATCCCACACCTAATAGCCCCTAGACATTGGCTAGGGTGGTTTTGCCACCTCTGTAAGACTGGCAGCCCCTGGAAATGGCCTGTCTGTAGCAGACCATCGATCAGAGGAacaatttaagaacataagaaacgGCCTTATTGGGTCATACCAATGGCCCATCTCGCCCAgtgtcttgtcttctgacagtggttagTGCCTATATCTCAGAGGGAACTAACAGTTGAgtgcaattatcgagtgatctaGCCCATGCGtctgctcccagcttctgacTGTCAGAGGTTTCGAGACACCCGGAGCATGGAGCTTCATCCCTggtcatcttggctaatagctattgatggacatatcctccatcaacttatctagttctgttttCAACCAGTTATTCTTTTGGTTtcagaacatcccctggcaatgagttccacagctgaCGGTACTTTGTGTAAAAAGtactttcttctgtttgttttaaacctgctgcctactaactttcttgggtgacccctggtccttataaaggggtaaataacacttcatgattcactttctccacagcgaTTTTATAGAACTTTATTATATCCCTgcttagtcttctctttttccaAGTTGAAATGATTCAGGCTTTTTAATGTCTCctcttatggaagctgttccatacccctaaacatGTGTCTCATGCTTCTCTGTAGTTTAGGTAACAGGGTCTGGAGTGCAGTGCAAGGAGGTATagttttgggtttatactccagcaaGGTTGCAAGGTTGGATAGCTGGGAAATCGGCTGTTGTCTCCTGCCTGTCTTTGAGTGGCTTTGGTAAAGCACTCTGGAGGCTCAGTGCGGTGCGACCTGCTGTCATACTGGGTGATAGCAGGGCTTGACGAGGCTGACTGTGGCACCAACAAAGCAGTGTAAGATTGGCCAGCCCAACTGGGGGGTTGAGGGGCAAAAATggtcccacagctcccagactgctccctgggggtgaCAATCTGTCACATGTGTTACTCAGCTTCCTGGTTTCATCAGTAATCTCCATGGAATGCAGTGAGATTATTGAAGAAGCTCAGTAGCACCTACTGCCTCCTTAGctaccctggaacctgcatggcaCATAAGAATAAAGAGTTCCCTGTGCGAACCCTGCAAGTGCTGGGCAGTGGCCACAGATGCACCAGGGGAGGCATAGCCTCTCTTGACCTACTATATTCACCACCTCTGGTTCCctacattctgttcgcttttttgactgatgctgcacactgagtggatgttttcagagaactctccacaatgacatCAAGATCTCTTTTATGAGTGGCAACAGATAATTTGGCACCATCATTTTGTCTGTACAGTTCAGATTACATTTTTCCAATGTAAATGTGTGTTATTTTGCATTAATCAAcacagaatttcatctgccattttgttgcccaatctcCAAGTTATGTGAGATCCCATTGTAacttttcacagtctgctttgcacttaaatatattaaataattttatctcatctgtaaatttttccacctcattgcttacccctttttccagttcatttatgaatatgtggaaGAGCACTGGTCCCACTCCAGACCCCAGGACGAACCCAcaatttacttctctccattctgaaaactcaccatttactcctaacctttgtttcccatcttttaaccggTTACTTATCCAGGAGGGactcttccttcttttctcatgactccttacttttcttaagagcctttggtgagggaccttgtcaaagtttTTCTGAAAGTCCCAGTACACAATATCATCTTGATCACCCTTGCACACATGTTTGTTAATccgctcaaagaattctaatagattggtgaggcatgatttccctttgcaaaagacATGTTGACTTTTCGGCAGCAAATGATGTTCATGTGCGTGTCTGattattctgttctttactatagtttaaatcaatttgcctggtactaaagttaggATTACAAGCCTATAATTGCTTGGATCACCTCtgtagccatttttaaaaatcagcatgaTATTACCTATCAGTCACCTGGGACAAAGCCTGACATACacaacagttagtagttctgaaatTTGATATTAGAGTTCCTTTGGAGCTATTGGGTGAATGTCATCTGGTCCTGCTGTCTTTtaatgtttagtttatcagtttctTCAAAAACCTCTGTGATGGGTTGTCCCCCATGGgatgcaatctggaagctggtgGAATCACTGAACCGCCTGTCCATTCATCTCAGCTGGCCTTTCCACAACGCTCTTCCGGTTACACAACCAGCCGCTCCAGACCCTGTTATCATCCAACATGACAGCAGTTGGTGCCAAAACCCAACTGATctacctgagtgctttacctaagccactcatGGATGAACAGGAGACAACAGCCAATTTCCCatctccccagccttgcacccttGCAGAAGTATAACCCCCGAATTATGCCATCTTGTACTGCACAGGGATCTGCACAATGCACACTCATTAATGTAGGTGACTTTCCCCTCAATGTGGGAAAGATATGCAAAAAATGTATTGacagagctgagattttccaagacacttcactcaaaacacactggttatgagaaaacataaaacaagtttattaagtagagagatagattgtaagtgattataagtataGCAAGCAGATCCAAGCAGATTACGTAGCAAATACATAACAATGCAAAATGAGCCTAAAATACTAGATAGACTGGATATGAATTAGTAATTTCTCATGCTGGCTGGTGATAGAAGCAGTCCACCAAGTtctcatacacaggctagaaatccctttagcccgGGATCAGCACTTCTCCCGTTCAGACTTTTTTCTTCAGTTGTTTGCAGGAGTTCTCTTGTGTGGAGAGTGAGCACAAGAGAGGATGTCACTCCCCACCTTGTTTAATTTTTCAATATGgcaagaaccctttgtttcaagccaagttcccagcccagtttgtgaaaaaatacgtgtaccaaaatggagttcagtgttaTATGGTCTGGTCCCCTGCCCTTGCATGCCCTGCTGAGTCGTACAGCCATTACTCATAGGCTGGCTGAAACATCACAGGAAAGCTAAGCTCTTTCATGGTCCATAGTCTTTGCTGATGAGCCATTCACACTGTCTatcttcttcattgttgtacttGAAAGGCaacttgtgggtgttacccagagtaagcacatttgaaatacagattcatatttattattcataacttcaggtacaaaaatgatacaagtgcacaaataggataatcctaATCTGCTCATCATAATTTTTCCAGTGACACCTCTCAAGACATATCTTGTACCAGATGCATCagaattatgtcataatcatctCATAATCATACcactatgatgaatatggggtgcagcatcacaacctcctctactgacacctcaatgtGGGGAGTTCCTAAGATatgtcacctgaaaagaatggctcaggtgtgggaatctccctctcatCCTCTGCACTGAAGACTAAGGCAAAACATTCATTTATCCTCTGCACAACAGCCTCATATTTCTCGAGTACTCCTTTAGCTCCTCACTTTGCCAGTGGCCCCAGTCATTGTTTGGCTGGCTTACCACTTCTAACGTACATTTAAAAATTTCACttcatttttgtgtcttttgctcatTGCTTTTCAGACCTCTTACACTAGGGACTCCGTATCGCAAAGCCCCTTCATTAAGTGTGAGTCACATCACTAAAAATATCATGAGATTGGTTTAGAAATAATGAGAAGTAAATATAGACTAATGTGGAGTTCATTTAAACTTGACTGTGGTTTCTGAGCCATTGGGGTCACCTGCTTCAGgttttccagcttttcttcaggtcacttgtttaaatatatttttttgaagATAAACAAAAGATGAGAATCCTGCACAGTGTCTTGATTGCAGAAGTTGGGGCTTTTAGAAAGACAGGAAATAGTGTtctagagtaacagccatgttagtctgtattcgcaaaaggaaaaggagtacttgtggcaccttagagagtaaccaatttatctgagcataagctttcgtgatctacagctcacttcatcggaaataGTGTGAGATTCCCAATAAAATCCCAAGAGGTGGCAATGCTGGCCATATCTAGTGGATCACGCAAAAATGAAGGTACTGAGAGCTGGTTAATTGACATTTCTTGTCACACAGACCATCAGTGGTAGAGATGGTGTGTCCCACTGCACTGGATTACAGAGCCCTAGGTTATAAGGAACAGGGTTATGACACAGGAAGGCGGACATAACAGTGACAGGCTCACAGAGTCACTGGGTACCTGAGACACAGCTCAGAGGTAAGCAAGGctgtaataaatataaaaggaagggtaaacccctttaaaatccttcctggccagaggaaaaatcctctcacctgtaaagggttaagaagctaaagctaacctcgttggcacctgagcaaaatgaccaatgaggagacaagatactttcaaaagcttggaggagggagagaaacaaagggtctgtgtctgtctgtatgctgcttttgctggggacagaacaggaatggagtcttagaacttttattaagtaatctaggtaggtatgtgttagattatgatttctttaaatggctgagaaaagagctgtgctgaatagaatgactattcttgtctgtgtgtgttttttgtaacttaaggttttgcctagagagattctctatgttttgaatctaattaccctgtaaggatctaccatcctgattttacagaggtgattcctttacttctattaaaagtcttcttgtaagaacactgaatgctttttcattgttctaagatccaagggtttgggtctgtggtcacctatgcaaattggtgaggatttttaccaaaccttccccaggaagtagggtgcaagtgttgggaggattttggggggaaagatgtgtccaaactacatttcccagtaaacccagataaactttggtggtggcagtggaaatccaagggcaaagggtaaaattaatttgtaccttggggaagttttaagctaatctggtaaaagtaagcttaggaggttttcatgcaggtccccacatctgtaccctagaattcagagtggggaaggaaccttgacaaaggccAATCAGATTGTTAATAGATAGGGTCGTGACACAAGCCCAGCTCCAAATGTCCACTGCTAATTCCCTATTGGACACAAAGAAACCTGATCCAGCTACCCCCCACACTTGGTGATGATGCAAATTTGTGTGCAGGGTTTGAGGTCTATCTCCAGCGCTCATTGCTCATGGAGCAGATTGGGGTCAGGATCAGACCGAGGGGCAGCCCAACAAGACTCAGTTTAGCCAGGCAACACTCTACAGGTCCTTCACTCTCTGAAAGCACGCCCTGATTCGTCCCTCTACAGCCAAGCTGCAGGAGTGGCCCAGAACTCCAACGTCAAAGGGTGCAATGCTAATGACAGACCTCATCACAGAGGGTTGATGAGAAGAGTTAAATTTCTCCACCCAGTACCTGAAATCATCCTTATGAGACAAACAGAGTTAAAATCTCTCATATGAACACAAGCTATGCCCAGGCATGTCATTGGGCTCAATACCGAGGGTAACGGGGTGAaattctgcaggaggtcagactagatgatctaatggtcctttctggccttatatTCTATGTATCTATTAATCATTGCCTTCAATGGATCATTATGTTGGATGCAGTTTGAAGAAGGGTTGCTCTCCTTTATGCTGATAGCCACTCAATAAGGATAGATACTGCCCAAGGAGAACTGGAAATGTCACAGTAAAACCATGTATATAGTCTCTTTACCCTCTAAACCAGGTCCTTTCCTGTCTTTGGGGGGATATCACAACTGTACCGCTCTTCCAGCTGGGAACAACACCCATCTATGCTAAACGCTTATCACCAAGCAGGTCCAACTGGACACCTCAATCTCTTCCCTTTGGATGCTTGTGACCGGAGCTATACAGTCATCAACCGCCTCCTTAAATCTATTAGGTTTATTAGCAAACAACACAAAGCATTAAAAGAAATAGCTTTAAAATATCAGGCAGTAATCACATGTCTACACCTGTCATCCATCTGAGGTATCACTACAAGCTAAGTTAGACAGCCTTTGCTCAGGAGATAGAGAAACAGAACTGGCCCAACTTACATTCTTTTGGGAAGCCAAGGAGCTCTTGGGACCCAGCCTAGTTTCTGTGTGTCTCTGAGAGCATCTTCCCCTCTGTTTGCCCCTTTCCTGTGGAAGCAGGCTTTGCTGAAATCAGTGTCAGCCTGGGTCCAATCACCATAGTGCTCAGCCGTGTCTGTGTTACAGCGCCAAGGTGTGGAGCTGACCTTTGCCCTCTGACTGCTTTCTCCCAGCCAAACTGTGTAAGATGAGGCCCCCGTGGCCGTTGCTCAATTGCTTGTCAGTTAGACCCATTCAGCCTCAAGGGCTCGCAAACACAGATCCAGTGACTCCGCTGAAACTCCCAGCATAACTGTGACATTCCAACACTCCTCTCAGAAATTCACTACTCACCCCTCACTGTCATTCCTGAGCACCCCCACATCTGCCACAGACACCACGGTGCTGGAGTCAGGGGGCTTCCGCTGGGCTGATCTAAGCCCAGTGGTAACGGCTTGCAAGAGCACAGCCTACTCTGGCCAAGGCCCTGTGGTAGGGGCCAACACAGAGTGCCCCTTGGGGCCTGAAATAGGGGCACCCTGTCCTCCCCAGAAAGGCCCTTGTAATGATTTACTCTCAGCCTGGGATACTTAAAAAAAGAGTCCATTTGTGGGGTCACATTAATTAAGTTGTCTCCAAAACACAGGCTCTCCTATCCTCCTGTTccatcctcctccttttctcGGGAGCCCTccacctcctgcttgctggggtcAGTCTTGTTTCAGGCTTCCTGCAGCCTAGCTGGCTTCTCACCATCTGGTACCCATGATATCacagtccctttcccctgggctgAGCGAGGGCAGCTGTCTGTCCCCTGCTGGAGTGGCCCATGTTTTGAGAGAGGATGCAGCCTGCCTGCCCTCCTAAGGCTCCTCCTCTTTCGCATGGAGTGAAGGGAGTCATGCCCTGCCCTACAAGGCCCTTGTCCCAGGTCCTTAAAAACAATAGCCTGGGATTTCCTAAAGTACTAACTATTCCCCGGGACCATCTTCCTGTCTCCCACGAGCTGGCTCTACAAAGCTTCTCGCAGCTCTAAAAGTCACAGGAATCTAAAAGGGCTACACCCTGGGATTGACTGACCCCCCTTAATCTTTGCAACCCCTAAAGGGGACAGTCCCCAACATCCACCTCCAATGGCCACTGATTTAGGGTGGATCACACATCCCCAATTGGGCAGAAGATTCCCAAAATGAAGTGTTCAAGTCCCAGTGTGGTCCAGGATGGAATAGGTTTCTGtctccaatgttccctctaatttttgacaggccgtgtgtggcaaaaaatgtcttctctgcaaatttttgtgcttctgtgcaaattgttgtgcatgcagtgtttcaccatctgcgcggggtttaggatctgtgtgagcacacacacgcgcacagcttagggGGAACAGTGGCTATGTCCTGTGTTTCTTGTTTCCTTTGCTACCAGTATTGGGACCGGAAGATAAACTGACCTTCACTTCACGAACACCCTGATTATCCTCGAACGAAGGTGTTTGCTTTTCACACTGTACACGACTGGGTTAATCAGTGGAGGAACCATCAAATAGACATAGCCCAGGAcaatctgaagcaagggagaagAGCCCTTCCCAAATCTGTGTATCAAAGTGAGGCTGAACTCTGGCGTGTAGAAGAGCAGAACAGCGCAGAGGTGGGAGACGCAGGTGTTCAGGGCCCTGAGGAACTCCTTGTGGGACGCGATGCTCAGCACTGTTTTGATGATCATCACATAAGAGAGGAAGATGAGCAGTGAGTCCAACCCCACTGTTAGGACCGTAGTAAACAGACCATAGATGTTGTTGATTGTGAAGTCTGCACATGCCATTGTCATGACCTCCATGTGCAGAcagtaggaatgggagaggacattGGCTCGACAGTATTGAAACCTCTTCAGGAGAAGGGGGAATGGGAGTATCACAGCCACCCCTCTTAGAACACACACCAGTCCCATCTTGACTATTCTCGGCAGAGTTAAGATGGAGGCATATCTCAGTGGGTCACGGATCGCGATGAAGCGGTCAAAAGCCATCAACAAAAGCACAGAGGATTCAAAGCATTGAAGTGACTGGATAAAGAACAACTGGGCAAAACAGGCATCGAAGCTGATCTCCCGAGAGTTAAACAAGAATATGCCCAGTATCGTTGGTATGGTGGCTATCGATAAGCCAAGGTCTGTGGCGcccaacatggaaaggaaaatgtacatgggctcatggaggtTTGGATCTATTattataatgaacagaatgactgaatttcctaATATTGAAATAACATAAATTaagcagaaggggagagagatccAGAGATTTTGGACgtcttcctgcccaggtatcccggTGAGAAGGAACACTGAAGATTTGAATGTGGtgtcattgacagctgacatTATGTACTGTGAAGATCCAATTTGTTTTGAACTTTCCTTcctgaaagaaaaagaacaggagattAGCTGATATTTAACAAGACATCTTTCCACTCTCCATACAATTCTAGAGACTCCCGGGAGCTAAAGaaaaatcagcaaaaacaaagtcTAGGATTTACACGACTGATACCAAGATAGACATTTGCGGACTGGATGATACCtgtagtccatctagcccagtatgcacTGGCCAGTTCCACACgctccagaggaaggtggaaagaGTTCTGCAATGGGCAGCTATAAGAAAACCTGCTCCCGATGTTTCCCCCTGACACCCACTCGTTAGAGATATTTTGTGCTGTAAACCAGGAAGGTTTAGAGCCATtccaagagtttttaaaacaGTCCTCACTTGTGTAATTTGATTTTCTGGTTAcccatatgtcaaggttcctcccccactctgaactctaggatacagatgtggggatctgcatgaaaacctcctaagcttacttttaccagcttaggttaaaagttccccaaggtacaaattaattttatcttttgtccttggaatatccactgccaccaccaaactctaactgggttt is a genomic window of Lepidochelys kempii isolate rLepKem1 chromosome 1, rLepKem1.hap2, whole genome shotgun sequence containing:
- the LOC140918525 gene encoding olfactory receptor 51G2-like; amino-acid sequence: MSAVNDTTFKSSVFLLTGIPGQEDVQNLWISLPFCLIYVISILGNSVILFIIIIDPNLHEPMYIFLSMLGATDLGLSIATIPTILGIFLFNSREISFDACFAQLFFIQSLQCFESSVLLLMAFDRFIAIRDPLRYASILTLPRIVKMGLVCVLRGVAVILPFPLLLKRFQYCRANVLSHSYCLHMEVMTMACADFTINNIYGLFTTVLTVGLDSLLIFLSYVMIIKTVLSIASHKEFLRALNTCVSHLCAVLLFYTPEFSLTLIHRFGKGSSPLLQIVLGYVYLMVPPLINPVVYSVKSKHLRSRIIRVFVK